A genomic segment from Burkholderia plantarii encodes:
- a CDS encoding DUF799 domain-containing protein → MLKRVSTRLLAGAAVLTLLAACAGPRQHLDYTAFRHSRPRSIVVLPPINDTSDVKATYGVLSRVTLPLAESGYYVVPVGPMERTFKYNGLYTPNDIAEVSPAKLRRIFGADAALYMKVSEYGTSYRVIDSVTKVAITARLVDLKTGDVLWQGKADASDADLGGHGGVSGSGTIGLFVMLAQAAVKQIAKTVTDESVDVAGVADGRLLRAGQPDGLLYGPYSKLFGTD, encoded by the coding sequence ATGCTGAAACGCGTATCGACCCGGCTGCTGGCCGGCGCCGCCGTGCTGACCCTGCTTGCCGCCTGCGCCGGCCCGCGGCAGCACCTCGACTACACGGCATTCCGGCACAGCCGGCCGCGCTCGATCGTGGTGCTGCCGCCCATCAACGACACCAGCGACGTAAAGGCGACCTACGGGGTGCTGTCGCGCGTGACGCTGCCGCTCGCCGAATCCGGCTACTACGTGGTGCCGGTCGGCCCGATGGAGCGGACCTTCAAGTACAACGGCCTGTACACGCCCAACGACATCGCCGAAGTCTCGCCCGCGAAGCTGCGCCGGATCTTCGGCGCCGACGCGGCGCTCTACATGAAGGTGTCCGAGTACGGCACCTCGTACCGCGTGATCGACAGCGTGACCAAGGTGGCCATCACCGCCAGGCTGGTCGACCTGAAAACGGGCGACGTGCTCTGGCAGGGCAAGGCCGACGCGAGCGATGCCGACCTGGGCGGCCACGGCGGGGTGAGCGGCAGCGGCACGATCGGCCTGTTCGTGATGCTGGCGCAGGCCGCCGTCAAGCAGATCGCGAAGACCGTGACCGACGAGAGCGTGGACGTGGCCGGCGTGGCCGATGGCCGGCTGCTGCGGGCCGGTCAACCGGACGGCTTGCTGTATGGGCCGTATTCGAAGCTGTTCGGCACCGATTGA
- a CDS encoding 6,7-dimethyl-8-ribityllumazine synthase, with the protein MTQIFPSSQAFPRRIAFVQSCWHKDIVDQCKTAFVAALAKAGIADTEIDVFEVAGAFEIPLHAKLLAKTGKYAAVACAGLVVDGGIYRHEFVAQAVISGLMQVQLETDTVVLSAVLTPHHFHHGSHEHTTFFHEHFVVKGTELAHACADTIAKVAKLHALAGEGVADAAVRQAA; encoded by the coding sequence ATGACTCAGATTTTCCCTTCCTCCCAGGCATTCCCGCGCCGTATCGCGTTCGTCCAGTCGTGCTGGCACAAGGACATCGTGGACCAGTGCAAGACCGCGTTCGTGGCCGCGCTCGCCAAGGCCGGCATCGCCGATACCGAGATCGATGTCTTCGAGGTGGCGGGCGCGTTCGAGATTCCGCTGCACGCGAAGCTGCTCGCGAAGACCGGCAAGTACGCCGCGGTGGCCTGCGCGGGCCTGGTGGTGGACGGCGGCATCTACCGGCACGAATTCGTCGCGCAGGCGGTGATCTCGGGGCTGATGCAGGTGCAGCTCGAAACCGACACCGTGGTGCTGAGCGCCGTGCTCACGCCGCATCATTTCCATCACGGCTCGCACGAACACACCACGTTCTTCCACGAGCATTTCGTCGTGAAAGGCACCGAACTCGCGCACGCCTGCGCCGACACGATCGCGAAGGTGGCGAAGCTGCATGCGCTGGCCGGCGAAGGCGTGGCGGACGCCGCCGTGCGGCAGGCCGCCTGA
- a CDS encoding DUF3325 domain-containing protein translates to MGVVMLMVCVAAFACLALSMERHQQTVFRRALAAAPARVLRVAGWGGLLAALWLVVAARGWALGLVTYGGMTSLAAGIVIGALIVRERRASMR, encoded by the coding sequence ATGGGGGTCGTGATGCTGATGGTGTGCGTGGCCGCGTTCGCGTGCCTCGCGCTGTCGATGGAGCGGCATCAGCAGACCGTGTTCCGGCGGGCGCTGGCCGCCGCGCCCGCGCGGGTGCTGCGCGTGGCGGGCTGGGGCGGCTTGCTGGCGGCATTGTGGCTGGTCGTGGCCGCGCGCGGCTGGGCGCTCGGGCTCGTCACCTACGGCGGCATGACGAGCCTCGCGGCCGGGATCGTGATCGGTGCGCTGATCGTGCGCGAGCGGCGTGCTTCGATGCGCTGA
- a CDS encoding amino acid permease, translating to MKHLQRHLGARHIRFLALGSAIGTGLFYGSASAIRLAGPAVILAYLIGGAAVYMVMRSLGEMAVREPVSGSFGQYATDNLGPFAGFVTGWTYTLEMVIVAIADVTAFGIYMRFWFPGVPQWIWVLAIVIILCGLNLCHVKVFGELEFWLSIVKVAAIGAMVTGGIVILIVGMHLGAQHDAAPALSNLWSHGGFLPRGVGGLIESLAVVIFAYGGIEVIGMSAGEAKHPERVLPRAINTVPMRILLFYVLTMVVLMSIFPWTGIGTGGSPFVMIFSALGVRSAATILNLVVISAAISAINSDIYGAGRMMYGMARQGQASPLFAATSRHGVPYVTVLVMTAALLVGVVLNYLMPRDVFETVAAIATFATVWVWLMILLSQVAMRRRLTRAEVDALKFRVPLWPVGPALAIAFMVFVVVMIGWFDDTRVALYVGLGWLAALGVAYLLRQRTAPLRRNPEH from the coding sequence ATGAAGCACTTGCAGCGCCACCTCGGCGCGCGTCACATCCGTTTTCTCGCTCTCGGCTCGGCAATCGGTACCGGCCTCTTCTACGGCTCCGCCTCGGCGATCCGGCTCGCCGGCCCCGCCGTGATCCTCGCTTATCTGATCGGCGGCGCGGCCGTCTACATGGTGATGCGCTCGCTCGGCGAAATGGCCGTGCGCGAGCCCGTGTCGGGCTCGTTCGGCCAGTACGCCACGGACAATCTCGGCCCGTTCGCGGGCTTCGTCACCGGCTGGACCTACACGCTCGAAATGGTGATCGTCGCGATCGCCGACGTGACGGCGTTCGGCATCTACATGCGCTTCTGGTTTCCCGGCGTGCCGCAATGGATCTGGGTGCTGGCGATCGTCATCATCCTCTGCGGGCTGAACCTGTGCCACGTGAAGGTGTTCGGCGAGCTCGAGTTCTGGCTCTCGATCGTCAAGGTGGCCGCGATCGGTGCGATGGTGACGGGCGGCATCGTGATCCTGATCGTCGGCATGCATCTGGGCGCGCAGCATGACGCGGCGCCGGCGCTGTCGAATCTCTGGTCGCACGGCGGCTTCCTGCCCCGCGGCGTGGGCGGGCTGATCGAGTCGCTGGCGGTGGTGATCTTCGCCTACGGCGGCATCGAGGTGATCGGCATGAGCGCGGGCGAAGCCAAGCATCCCGAACGCGTGCTGCCACGCGCGATCAACACGGTGCCGATGCGCATCCTGCTGTTCTACGTGCTGACGATGGTGGTGCTGATGTCGATCTTCCCGTGGACCGGCATCGGCACCGGCGGCAGCCCGTTCGTGATGATCTTCTCCGCGCTCGGCGTGCGCTCGGCCGCGACGATCCTGAATCTGGTGGTGATCAGCGCCGCGATCTCGGCGATCAACAGCGACATCTACGGCGCGGGCCGCATGATGTACGGGATGGCGCGGCAGGGCCAGGCCTCGCCGCTGTTCGCGGCCACCTCGCGGCACGGCGTGCCCTACGTGACGGTGCTGGTGATGACGGCCGCGCTGCTGGTGGGCGTGGTGCTGAACTACCTGATGCCGAGGGACGTGTTCGAGACGGTGGCCGCGATCGCGACCTTCGCGACCGTCTGGGTCTGGCTGATGATCCTGCTCTCGCAGGTGGCCATGCGCCGGCGCCTCACCCGCGCCGAGGTCGACGCGCTGAAGTTCCGCGTGCCGCTCTGGCCGGTGGGACCGGCGCTCGCGATCGCGTTCATGGTGTTCGTGGTGGTGATGATCGGCTGGTTCGACGATACGCGCGTCGCGCTGTACGTGGGGCTCGGCTGGCTCGCCGCACTCGGCGTGGCCTACCTGCTGCGTCAGCGCACCGCGCCGCTGCGGCGTAATCCCGAGCACTGA
- a CDS encoding ABC transporter permease, with protein MSTPYPPHPSIPVAPARAEYELALEPADAGSQAARASLAARVTGSSAFRRVLIAVVLIATWEIVARVVDNDLLVPTFVATLRAFVGGIASGELLVKTGISLSVLLRGYAIGAVLAFALTSVAVSTRIGRDLLSMLTAMFNPLPSIALLPIALLWFGLGTGSLLFVLVHSVLWPLALNMYTGFLGVPATLRMAGRNYGLRGLRFVWLILVPAALPSILSGLRVGWAFAWRTLIAAELVFGASAGQGGLGWYIFQNRNELYTDRVFAGLAAVIVIGLLVEHLVFDTLERLTVRRWHA; from the coding sequence ATGAGCACGCCTTACCCGCCTCATCCGTCGATTCCCGTCGCGCCGGCCCGCGCCGAGTACGAACTCGCGCTCGAACCGGCCGATGCCGGCAGCCAGGCCGCGCGCGCCTCGCTGGCCGCGCGCGTGACCGGTTCGAGCGCGTTTCGCCGCGTGCTGATCGCCGTGGTATTGATCGCGACCTGGGAGATCGTCGCGCGCGTGGTCGACAACGACCTGCTGGTGCCGACCTTCGTCGCCACGCTGCGCGCGTTCGTGGGCGGCATCGCCAGCGGCGAGCTGCTGGTCAAGACCGGCATCTCGCTGTCGGTGCTGCTGCGCGGCTACGCGATCGGCGCCGTGCTCGCGTTCGCGCTGACCTCGGTGGCGGTCTCGACGCGCATCGGCCGCGACCTGCTGTCGATGCTGACCGCGATGTTCAACCCGCTGCCATCGATCGCGCTGCTGCCGATCGCGCTGCTCTGGTTCGGGCTCGGCACCGGCAGCCTGCTGTTCGTGCTGGTCCACTCGGTGCTGTGGCCGCTCGCGCTGAACATGTACACCGGCTTCCTTGGCGTGCCGGCCACGCTGCGCATGGCGGGCCGCAACTACGGCCTGCGCGGGCTGCGTTTCGTCTGGCTGATCCTGGTGCCGGCCGCGCTGCCGTCGATCCTGTCGGGGCTGCGGGTGGGCTGGGCCTTCGCCTGGCGCACGCTGATCGCGGCCGAGCTCGTGTTCGGGGCGAGTGCCGGGCAGGGCGGCCTCGGCTGGTACATCTTCCAGAACCGCAACGAGCTGTATACCGACCGCGTATTCGCGGGCCTCGCCGCCGTGATCGTGATCGGGCTGCTGGTCGAGCACCTCGTGTTCGATACGCTCGAACGCCTGACCGTGCGCCGCTGGCACGCCTGA
- a CDS encoding CsgG/HfaB family protein: MNSSFRCRAVPALIAAVLALGLGGCATQASRTQPVELVPSAQVPFNGTPVPIAVGKFDNRSSYLRGVFSDGIDRLGGQAKTILITRLQQSRRFDVLERDNLAEIRQEAGFLKRPLTVQGAHFLLTGDVTEFGRKEVGDHELFGILGRGKQQVAYAKVNLNVIDTATSKVVLSSQGAGEFSLSNREVIGFGGTASYDSTLNGKVLDLAIQQAVDHLVAQVDAGALHAAK, translated from the coding sequence ATGAATTCATCGTTTCGATGCCGCGCCGTGCCGGCGCTGATCGCGGCCGTGCTGGCGCTCGGCCTGGGCGGCTGCGCGACGCAAGCCTCGCGCACGCAGCCGGTCGAGCTGGTGCCGAGTGCCCAGGTGCCGTTCAATGGCACGCCGGTGCCGATCGCGGTCGGCAAGTTCGACAATCGCTCCAGCTATCTACGCGGCGTGTTCTCGGACGGCATCGATCGCCTGGGCGGCCAGGCCAAGACGATTCTGATCACGCGCCTGCAGCAGAGCCGCCGCTTCGACGTGCTCGAGCGCGACAACCTCGCCGAGATCCGCCAGGAGGCCGGTTTCCTGAAGCGGCCGCTGACCGTGCAGGGCGCGCATTTCCTGCTGACCGGCGACGTCACCGAGTTCGGCCGCAAGGAGGTGGGCGACCACGAGCTGTTCGGCATCCTCGGCCGCGGCAAGCAGCAGGTCGCCTATGCCAAGGTGAACCTGAACGTGATCGATACGGCCACCTCGAAGGTGGTGCTGTCGAGCCAGGGCGCCGGCGAATTCAGCCTGTCGAACCGCGAGGTGATCGGCTTTGGCGGCACCGCGAGCTACGACTCGACGCTCAACGGCAAGGTGCTCGATCTGGCGATCCAGCAGGCCGTCGATCACCTCGTCGCGCAGGTCGACGCCGGTGCGCTGCACGCCGCGAAATAA
- a CDS encoding PepSY-associated TM helix domain-containing protein, with translation MSTVTAPKPRGVRQSMADLHTWAGLLCGWLLYAMFLTGTVSYFKDEISQWMRPELAHRQQAPDPARVAQRVTDRLGTLAADSSQWGITLPTARSNVASAFWRLPPGSPPGRFFGEATFDPASGNVTRARDTLGGEFFYRFHFQFYYLSPLWGRWIAGFCAMFMLVAIVSGVITHKKIFVDFFTFRWGKGQRSWLDAHNALSVFGLPFHLMITYTGLVTLMTMYMPWGQHAAVKTPEQQAALTSQISAYIQPGKADGKPAVLAPVDAMVRAAQARWGEQGVGMVTITNPGDSAARVAVARGEGGRVSQSPQYLLFDGVSGKLLETHDAVGAAAETRGVLYALHLGRFSDLQLRWLYFIVSLGGTAMVGTGLVMWTVKRRQQLADPQRPHFGFRLVERLNIASIAGLSIAMTSYLWANRLLPDALAQRSNAEINVFFAVWGATLLFAIARPPRRAWIELLWIAAGLLALLPVLNALTTDRPLWRSVADGDWVYAGFDLMMWAFAALHALLAVRTSRHRARPRPAGKATGAARASVAMHSEERF, from the coding sequence ATGAGCACCGTCACCGCTCCGAAGCCGCGCGGCGTGCGCCAGAGCATGGCCGACCTGCATACCTGGGCCGGTCTGCTGTGCGGCTGGCTGCTCTACGCGATGTTCCTGACCGGCACCGTCAGCTACTTCAAGGACGAAATCTCGCAGTGGATGCGGCCCGAGCTGGCGCATCGGCAGCAGGCGCCGGACCCCGCGCGCGTCGCGCAGCGCGTGACCGACCGGCTCGGCACGCTGGCCGCCGACAGTTCGCAATGGGGCATCACGCTGCCCACCGCGCGCAGCAACGTGGCGAGCGCGTTCTGGCGCCTGCCGCCGGGCTCGCCGCCCGGACGCTTCTTCGGCGAGGCCACGTTCGATCCCGCCAGCGGCAACGTCACCAGGGCGCGCGACACGCTCGGCGGCGAATTCTTCTACCGCTTCCATTTCCAGTTCTATTACCTGTCGCCGCTCTGGGGCCGCTGGATCGCCGGCTTCTGCGCCATGTTCATGCTGGTGGCGATCGTGAGCGGCGTGATCACGCACAAGAAGATCTTCGTCGACTTCTTCACGTTCCGCTGGGGCAAGGGCCAGCGCTCGTGGCTGGACGCGCACAACGCGCTGTCGGTGTTCGGGCTGCCGTTCCACCTGATGATCACCTACACCGGCCTCGTCACGCTGATGACGATGTACATGCCGTGGGGCCAGCACGCGGCCGTGAAGACGCCGGAGCAGCAGGCCGCGCTGACCTCGCAGATCAGCGCCTACATCCAGCCCGGCAAGGCGGACGGCAAGCCGGCCGTGCTCGCGCCGGTCGATGCGATGGTGCGCGCGGCGCAGGCGCGCTGGGGCGAGCAGGGCGTCGGGATGGTGACGATCACGAACCCCGGCGACAGCGCGGCGCGCGTGGCGGTGGCGCGCGGCGAAGGCGGGCGCGTGTCGCAGAGCCCGCAGTACCTGCTGTTCGACGGCGTGAGCGGCAAGCTGCTCGAGACGCACGACGCGGTGGGCGCCGCGGCCGAGACGCGCGGCGTGCTCTACGCGCTGCACCTCGGGCGCTTCAGCGACCTGCAACTGCGCTGGCTCTATTTCATCGTCAGCCTGGGCGGTACCGCGATGGTCGGCACCGGGCTCGTGATGTGGACCGTCAAGCGCCGCCAGCAGCTGGCCGATCCGCAGCGCCCGCACTTCGGCTTCCGGCTGGTGGAGCGGCTCAACATCGCCAGCATCGCCGGGCTGTCGATCGCGATGACGAGCTATCTGTGGGCCAACCGGCTGCTGCCGGACGCGCTCGCGCAGCGTTCGAACGCCGAGATCAACGTGTTCTTCGCGGTGTGGGGCGCGACGCTGCTGTTCGCGATCGCGCGCCCGCCGCGGCGTGCCTGGATCGAGCTGCTGTGGATCGCGGCGGGCTTGCTGGCGCTGCTGCCGGTGCTCAACGCGCTGACCACCGACCGGCCGCTATGGCGCAGCGTGGCCGACGGCGACTGGGTGTATGCGGGCTTCGATCTGATGATGTGGGCGTTCGCGGCGCTGCACGCGCTGCTGGCGGTCCGCACCAGCCGCCACCGGGCGCGGCCGCGCCCGGCGGGCAAGGCCACCGGCGCGGCACGCGCGTCGGTGGCGATGCATAGCGAGGAGCGGTTCTGA
- a CDS encoding DUF4810 domain-containing protein: MTLTIALRRAALPLVGASVLLAGCAAPQPPSLYEWNGYQHEVYDYLKGEKAPQEQIDALEKALQKIRADGKRPPPGFQAQLGVLYAGAGNDEQAMQAFEAEKESFPESAPYMDFLMKKPGRTTPLALPPAGGDDTATAAPAAPASAAPPAAATTAAPTAAITQP, from the coding sequence ATGACACTCACCATCGCCTTGCGGCGTGCCGCGCTGCCGCTCGTCGGCGCGAGCGTGCTGCTGGCCGGTTGCGCCGCTCCGCAGCCGCCGTCGCTCTACGAATGGAACGGCTATCAGCACGAGGTCTACGACTATCTGAAGGGCGAGAAGGCGCCGCAGGAGCAGATCGACGCGCTCGAGAAGGCGCTGCAGAAGATCCGCGCGGACGGCAAGCGTCCGCCGCCCGGCTTCCAGGCGCAGCTCGGCGTGCTCTATGCGGGCGCCGGCAACGACGAGCAGGCGATGCAGGCCTTCGAGGCCGAGAAGGAATCGTTTCCCGAGTCCGCGCCGTACATGGATTTCCTCATGAAGAAACCTGGCAGGACCACGCCGCTCGCCCTCCCGCCTGCCGGCGGCGACGACACCGCGACCGCGGCTCCGGCCGCTCCCGCGAGCGCCGCCCCGCCCGCCGCCGCGACCACGGCTGCGCCCACCGCCGCGATCACCCAACCCTGA
- a CDS encoding DUF3649 domain-containing protein translates to MSAVSDRWRRLGPLLSRIVCAIAGGYALGALASVGAIALPIDRSQAVLTGMLVSFLFYTGAVIWVFLARTAWRAWAGLIAAAVPLLAAAGLVWSGVIAR, encoded by the coding sequence ATGAGCGCCGTGTCGGACCGCTGGCGGCGCCTCGGGCCGCTGCTGTCGCGGATCGTCTGCGCGATCGCCGGCGGCTATGCGCTCGGCGCGCTCGCCAGCGTGGGCGCGATCGCGCTGCCGATCGACCGCTCGCAGGCCGTGCTCACTGGCATGCTGGTCAGCTTCCTGTTCTACACGGGCGCGGTGATCTGGGTGTTCCTCGCGCGCACCGCGTGGCGTGCCTGGGCCGGCCTGATCGCGGCCGCCGTGCCGCTGCTGGCCGCCGCCGGGCTGGTCTGGAGCGGGGTGATCGCACGATGA